From the Octopus sinensis linkage group LG28, ASM634580v1, whole genome shotgun sequence genome, one window contains:
- the LOC115225651 gene encoding zinc finger protein 239-like encodes MENKLCENNVKCKTETTGVCFAEVIKKEKEKTYYCDICKKSFSHKSNLATHKRIHTGEKPYHCDICCKSFSQKGHLRSHRHIHTGETPYQCDVCGKSFSEGSNLTKHKRIHTGEKPYHCDTCGKSFSVVSHLTTHIRVHTGEKPYHCDICGISFSQINTLTIHKHIHTGEKPYHCDICGKSFSEGSNLTKHKRIHTGEKPYHCDTCGKSFSVVSHLTTHIRVHTGEKPYHCDICGISFSQINTLTIHKRIHTGEKPYHCDICGKSFSQNGNLKDHKRTHTGEKPYHCDICGKSFSQNGNLTRHIRIHTGEKPYRCDICGESFTESIHLTRHIRIHTGEKLYHFDILQ; translated from the exons atggaaaataaattatgCGAGAACAATGTTAAATGTAAGACAGAGACTACAGGAGTTTGTTTTGCTGAGgttataaagaaagagaaagaaaagacctattactgtgatatctgtaaaaaatCATTCTCGCATAAAAGCAACCTTgccactcacaaacgtattcatacaggggagaaaccgtatcactgtgatatctgttgtAAGTCCTTCTCACAAAAGGGTCACTTGAGAAGCCACaggcatattcatacaggagagacaccgtatcagtgtgatgtctgtggcaAGTCATTCTCTGAAGGAagtaacttaactaaacacaaacgtattcatacgggagaaaagccctatcactgtgacacttGTGGGAAATCTTTCTCAGTAGTGAGTCACTTAACCACTCACATACGCGTTcacacaggggagaagccatatcactgtgatatctgtggtatatcTTTCTCTCAGATAAACACTTTAACTatccacaaacatattcatacaggtgagaaaccatatcactgtgatatctgtggtaa GTCATTCTCTGAAGGAagtaacttaactaaacacaaacgtattcatacgggagaaaagccctatcactgtgacacttGTGGGAAATCTTTCTCAGTAGTGAGTCACTTAACCACTCACATACgcgttcacacaggagagaagccgtatcactgtgatatctgtggtatatcTTTCTCTCAGATAAACACTTTAACTatccacaaacgtattcatacaggggagaaaccatatcac tgtgatatctgtggtaaatcattctctcaaaatggtaACTTAAAAgaccacaaacgtacacatacaggagagaagccataccatt gtgatatctgtggtaaatcattctctcaaaatggtaACTTGACtagacacatacgtattcatactggagagaaaccatatcgttgtgatatctgtggtgaatcattcacTGAAAGTATCCACTTGACtagacacatacgtattcatacaggagagaagttATACCATTTTGATATTCTGCAGTAA